The sequence acataactttccaacataacacatatagtgttcattttaatatttgtgaagagCCAATGacataatatgcatttttcacacagagcctgcaggggaTGAGGCTTGAAGCAGCCCTTCAGCAGCTCTCCAGGAAGGCCTTGGCCCTCCCATTGCCAGCAGGGTTGCAGCACAGCAAAAgcccccacagctccctggggcAGAGCCAGCTGGTGCCACCTTCTCCAGAGcacggctctggtgccaccagcctgcctgggcagcaccagcacGGCCCCGAGGGCTGCTGCTGAAGGTGCTGGCAGACAGGATTCTCCACATGGGGCATTCCAAAGGCTTTTGTTCAGCAGAggggccaagggcaggagcagctcctgctggggctgagggttggagggaagggcagcagccccaggcacctGACCAGGAGCGGCTCCCCTGGACAGAGACACAGCACCCCTGAGACACGGAGTGAAAGCACTGCCTGAGCCTGGGGCGGTCGTGTCACTGCTCTCCTGAGCCCGCAGGCACAAGAGCTCCTGCTGGGAGAACGGCCTCAGTTGATGCAGGAGGCTGCAATGAGGGAGGGAAGGATGGCACCCAAAAGCCAAGCAGCCCAGCTTGCAGCCAGTGTGGAGCTGGCCTCAGGTCCCACAGGCCTTTCTCCAAGCAGGACAGCTCCTTGCTGCAGGAAAGCTGCCTTTGCGGTTTCAGATTTTAGGTGCTTTAAGAAGGTCAGGCAGGAAGGCAAGAGCAATTTGGCTTTCTCATGAAGTGAGGTATTGCTGAGCAACAGCCACAATAACTTGCCTTATTTCaccaaatttgggaaatttagatGCCATTAGGTGAACATGGTTTGAGAGTGTCATCATTGTAACTGCATTTTGTTGAGAGCCTGGTACAAAGTTCTCCTAAACTACAAAGCTGTTGTGGTTCTTCCTCCCCACAGACGTGGCCTAACGCTTCTCCAGCTCAGACAGTGCTTCCTGCTTGGTAACTCTCAGCCACCCCTCAGGGATTTCTCCTTTGCCCTGAAATTTCCCATTGTACAAAGCTTCCAGCTGTGTCCTGAAATGAGACACAAACCATTTCCAGTACGCCTGCATGGATGAATCAGGAAGAATGTTCCAAGTGGAAACAGGAGGTCCAGCATTACGGTATGTTTTGTAAGGGATCCATGGGCCACCACCAAATCTGAATCTGCAGTCACTTGCAACAAGGCTGGAACAAATATCAATGATCAGTTCATGAGTATTATACTCAATGCCAGGGGAAACTTTCCACCATGTAGATCCCTTCAAAGCTTCTGGGCGATGGAAGACCACCTGATGGTCTCCATCATGATTCTGCATGGTGTTTGTGCAGACAGCCCCACAAAAGGGACACTGTGCCCAGCACCCCGAAAAATGCTCTGCCAGGATGGTGTGAGGCTGCCTTGGAAACAAGCTCAGGTCAGCCCCAGCCAATTCTTTCCTGAGCCTTTCCCTCAGGTCATCCAGAGCTTTTGTCATGGCACTGCTCAGGAACTCAATGTCTGTGACCTCCTGGTGCTCAATGCCCTTCAGGTCACTTCTGGGCAAGTTGATCACCTCTGTTAGTTCCCTGCAAAATTCATCCAACCAGAGACAGACTTTGTCTTCTCTGTCTTTTCTGTCCTTGACAGTTTGGGTTGATAAAGAAACAGCTGAAAGGATGTTTTTATAGAGAATATCAAGGGAGGAATCTAAAAACATCCTCAGCCTCCTACTCCCATTTAAACAGTGACTCCTCACTCGTGTCTCAATGTAACTCTGACAAAACTGTTTGGGAAACCAAAGGTATTCCTGGAAATACTCAAAATTTTCCTGTTCTGCCAGGTATCTCAGGATGCAAACTTCCAGATTGGCTCTGTTACCCTGGAAATCTGGGAATTTGCCCTGCATGTCCTCAGCTATGGCTTTAGCTGTCCTCTTACAGACTGCCTGGTAAAGAGGTGAATCAATCCTGTGACAAAGGAAACCAGCAAAAGTTGTGACAGAAGTGGCTCCTTGGCAGGAAATCTGGAAACATTGGAAGAAATCTTCTCTCTTGCTGTTCAGGTACACAACTGGGTCATTTGCCTTTCGGAATGCTTCGTGCATGGCTTTAAACCTTTCTGCTGCCATTGTGCACAGATACAGAGACAAGTCTATGCTGTAATCTCTGTTAAAACTACATTTCCTATTGCTGGGGACAGAGTTCACACCTTTCTGTACTTCACTGAGTATTTCATGAATAAAATTTCTACTGTAATCGcgtttctcctcttccttcttaGCAATGTTTCCCTTCACACATGCTATGATGTTGTCTGTGATGCACTGAAAGTTGATCACATCAGCATTGGAAATGCTCCTGGGATCTGAGATAAAGCCTAAATACTTTTTCTTCATGATGTGTTTCTCAGGATCAAAAGAAAatcttctgcctctgggaaatgacCTGATCCGTGCATGGAAACCCGGCTCCTTAAAGTGCTCTACAAGGACATCTTCAATTTCTGCATCAATATCCACCCGTTCCAGAGGACGAGCAGCACGGGAGACTTCGGCAATCCATTGGTTCCAGACAAGAGTGAAGTTGTCCTTCAGTTCTCTCTCACTGATACTCTTCCCTTTTAGAGTCACAGCCAGTTCCCGACTCCTTCTCAGAAGCTCATCTTCATACTCCAACTTCCTTGCATCCAGTTTCTTCTGCTCCTTCTGGAGCTCAATAAGATTCtcacatttcttttttgtttcatgAAGAAGAGTCTCTTTCAGTTCTTTCAGCTTCAGCTCCGTGCTTGATTTCCACTGGACCAGTGTCTCACGGTCTTTGTCCTCCCTGAAATACTTTTCCACTTCTTTCTCAATGGCATCACTTGTCTCTTGCACCAGCCCTTCAAGGTGCTGTCTGGTGACATTCTGCAAGTCCCCATTCCGAATTTTGTTGTCGAGTCTCATCTGTACATCTAAGATGTGACTCCTCAGCCGCCAGGTCCACTGACTAAAGGCAGTTTCCAGTCTCCTGTACACAGCAATCTCCAGGGAATTCTTGAAGCTGAACACAAAGTTTTCATTCAGCAAAGCATTCCAGAGGTCACCAATTCGATCTTTCAGGCTCGAGAACCTCAAAATGCTGCGCTGTGACTGCTTCTTGGCAGCCTGGAGGATTTTGCTCTTGAGTTGCTGGACATTCTGGCTGTACTTGGGGTTGGGTGGTGCCATTGGGGGGTTTCCTTCCCACAGGTGAGCAAAGTAGTGAATGTGGGTGTTCACATCAAAGCCAATGACATCACTGAAGGAGGAGACATCACAGAATTCCTGCTGAGCAGCTACCACAGTCATTTCATCCAGCTTTTCTTGCAAACGCCTTTGTCCTTCCATGTTCTGCTCCTTGGCAGTTGCTTCTCCCACGTTTTGGTGGACAAAGAGGCAGCTTGGGGAAAGATTGACTTTCTTCATCCTCAGGAAAGCCTGGACAGCAATCTGGAGAACATCCTGCATTTCTGATGGATTTTCTCCAAAGATATTGATCACAGTCAAGTTGCCAACACCAATGACAAAGGTGGCCAGCTCATTGTCATGGTTCAGAGAGTGTTTATTGGACATCTCGATGGCACGAAGTCCCTCTGTGTCAACCACCAGCACAAAATCAAAGCCCAAGTCTTGCTGCAGCTCCTCGCCCACTGGGATGAGCTGCATGAAGGCTCCGCGGGTGCATCTCCCTGCACTGACGTTGAACTGCAGACCAAACATGGCATTCAGCAGGGTGGACTTGCCTGTGCTCTGGATGCCGAGCACGGAGAGCACAAACACTCGTTTGTCCCCCAGCCTCTCAATTAAGCTGTCAAAGATTGCTCCCACCCAGCGCAAGGGCAGGTAAGAAGCATCCCCATCCATTAGCTCCACGGAGTGCCCTGAAACTATCAGATCTGCTGCAATTTTCACCAGTTTGACAAAATTGTCTTTCTCGCAGTTCAGTAATTCCAGAGCTTCATAAATCTGCCCTGCCTCCCTCAGAAGGTGCTCCAGGCCGATGGATGAATCGTTGATTTCATCAGAGAGGGCATCCAAGCGACTCAGCAACTCATTATTGCCACtggtttttttcttgcttttctttcttgaTAGGATTTCAGACCATAACTTGTGATAGTCCCTCCTCAGTTCTTCAAGGCGACCACAAGACAGCTCGTCCATAAAGACCTTCATCCACTGCAGGAAGTATTTCTTGGTATCTGCTGGCTGGGCCTGGAGAAAGCCAAGGAATGATTTCATTAGTGTGTTGAGAGGGAAAGCTTGGTCAAGTTGCTTTCTTCTTattgctttcttctcatattcaATTTGGCTCCGATGATGCTCAATGCTCTTGTTCCTCTTCTCCTGCAAGCGAGTGAGTTCTTTGTCCTTTTGGCACCACTGGTACCACAGTTTTCCTTGaagtggcagcagctgggatttgATCTCAGACAGCTTCTCTTTCTTGAGAAgctccaccagctcctttgccttTGCTTTGGCTGTCACACATGCAGCTCGATCTGCATCCACTACGAATCCGTGCTGGCGAGCTTTGTCCACGCAGGCCTCCAGGCTAAAACATGGATTAGAACCTTCCAGGAGATCCCCAATTGTCTTGGTCAGTTGGTCCATCATTTCCGCTTCATTTCTGTTCTTGATCCCTATTGttatgtttttgtttgcttgtccAGCTGCAACGTTCTCTTTTTCTGTGAGAAGACAAATGAAAGGCCTTTGTGACTGCCACAGGTCCTGCAGAAGCTTTTTCCCCCTGTTGTCCATGTGCTCCCAATCAGACACAAGAGCCACGTTGACGGCAGATAtctcctgcaggaactgcagctgtgcTCCATGATCCCTGGCATCTCCATGCAGGTTACAGAAAGCCACACAGCACTCAAAGGTGTCATTGGGGCTTCCACCAGGGCAGTACCAGGCGATCTCCACCAGCCCTTCCACCAGCAAACGCTctctggtgctgcctctgcagtggcGGTGGAAGAAAGTGTCGTGTTTGTGTTTGCTGAGCAGAGCATTGAGGATCTGGGACTTGGAATAGCAGGCCGAGCTGCCAATGCGGATGAAGGACACGATGGGTGTGTGTGCCTGAAAGATGAGTTTGTTGCTGAAACTCTTTGTTTGGGCCTGCTTTCCTGACTTGTCCACCTCTTTCCAGCTCCTTTGGATTTGGCTGAAAGTGTAGAATGGGAACTCGATGCGTGAAGTGCTCGGGTTGGGCACCAGCAGAGGCAGCGCCAGTTGGCAGAATGCCAGCTTGGTTGCAAGGGACTGTCTCAGGAAGTCATCAGCACAATGGAAAATGGCCATCTGCAGGTCCATAGGGTGCACATGGCTGTCCCTGCTTGCACATATAGGAGCTGCTTCCATCAGCTTATCAAGAAAGTTTTCAAAGGAATCTGATTGTTGGAGTTCTTGCTCTCTGCTTTGTGGCATGGGTACAAGGCCGGGATTTCTCCTTTCCCAGCAAGTCAGGTACCTCACCTGGTAATCCACGGTTAACAGCTTTTGCAAGAAGTATAATGGCAGTTCTGtgtcctggctgggctggctgtCCTGCAGAGATGTCTTGCAGATGGTGCGGAAATCTCCCATCCCCATTTTCCTTGGATAGTGACTTTCCAGTCCAAGGCGCTTGAGCAGCTGGAGGAAATCCTGGTTTGAAATGGTTTCATTTTCTCTGGATTTGCTGCTGTCTGACTTGGACTGGGACTGACTGGAGAACTCAGGAGTTGGAAGAGTGTCATCCAGGTCTCTGAGTATGTTCTGCATCCTCTGTTCATCCCATTTGTCATCCAAGCAACCACTGATCAAAGAGTCCAAGTCATGTTCCAGCCTCTCCCAGTCTTCATCTCCACTGTGCTTTTGGAGGAGATTCTTTATCCGTGTGGACCACAAGCCTTTCATGTGATCTTCCATGAAAACCAAATGCTCCCTCTTTTGCTCAGGGGACAGCTTTTGACTTTCGGGTGTCACAGTCAGACCTGTCAGCAGGAGGAAGGCCTCAGCTCTGTTGGGATCTTGCTCCTTCAGGTTCACGTACTCCGCATGTGCCGCTTCCATTTCCTTGGCCATGTAGTGAATTTCTGGGTGTCCAAGGAGGTGCTGGAAAGTGCTGCTTTCCACCTGGTATCCTGTGCTCGTCACAATCAAGAGCACcagcagttccatgtccttctGAGCCTGTTCCTGGAGAGACTGGAGTAAGGAATAAATTGCCAGGCTGCTGGTCAGGGTGGCTTCTATCTTTGCTTCATGAACATCAGAAGCAGAGCTTCCTGGTGCGTAGGTGACAGCATGGATGTGCTCCTGCATTTGCTGCAGTGTTTTGATGAGCTCTTGAAGCTCAGAGACTTTGGGAGATCTGGGAAGTGGGTGCTCAGTCTGGAAGACCCATTGCATAATGAAGGAAGCCTCAGGGAAGTCCTTGACAGAGTAGATATGAGGATTCAGGAGGCTCCTCAACATTGCCTTGATAGTGGTGGTGTTTTCTGGAGGTAACTCCTGGCATCTCCGCATGGTGTTGACCAGGAAGTCCTGCAGGGCTTTGTCTGACAGGCACACGTTGATCCACAcactggggtttttggtttttgcaTTCAGATCATCTTTAAGATCCATCAGCATGAGCAGCTTCTTTTCATCCAGTTTGGTCACCTCCCAGGCCTTCACAGTTGCCATGAAATCTCTGGCCTCTTGCACTGCACTTCCCAGTTCCTCTCCAAAAACAGTGCCAACGCTCTGATTCGTCAGTGATTTGTACCCAGCCCTGAGGGCCCTGCTCATCTGATCTACGGATTTAAAATCCTTGCAGTGATTGCGCAGGATGACATCCCACACTGGGATCAGCTCAAAGCCACGGTCGATAACACACCACGTTGTGTTATCAGACACAAGCCCCGTTTTCCACTGAGGAAGGGAAGATGTGTCTGCTGGGCCCCCTGTGTTGAGCACGTAGAGCTGAATTGCTGTATGAGaactctctctgtctctccccaGGACAGAAGCCTTTGAGCTGGATTTGGAAATATCCAGGGTCCCTTCTACACTGGCCCCGaagccagcccagctggccccAACAAAGCTGTTCAGTGCTTCAGACGTTTGTCGCTTCACCTCTTCCTGCTGCTCAGCTCGGAATCCTTCTGTAGATGCCTTCCACCAGAATATCCCCCCAAAGTGGAGGGGACCCTGGTTTATGTGAGACCCAAACCTCCTGAAGAAGCTCTCACACATCTTCACCAAGGTGGAGTTGTCTTCTTCCTGACTGAAGCTCAAAAGCTGCTCCATATcttgcagctcctgcagagccgcATCCGAGAGGCGAAGCTGATGCCTTTGGAAGTAGCAGGAGGCCAGAGGGATGTACTGGTACTTGGTGGTGCAAAAGTAGCTCTGCTCAGAGTGGGACTGGTGGGTGTGCTGTGACTGCAAGGAGCTGCTGTGATCTACACTCCCTCCCAGATTAATCCCCCAGAATGAGGATTTGGCAGAAATGCTCATGCTgaaccccagctgctccatggacTTGGTGAAAGTGGATtctgctgcagaggaggagaaCTCCTTCCTCTCAAGCAGCGATCCTTGCTCTGGACCAGCAAGTTGGAATCCCTCAGGAACCCTGAGGAGCTGCTCTCGCTTTGCCAGCACGTCTTCAGGTCTGCTGGTTCTGTAGATGCCCTGCAGGGCCAGTCCCCCTGATGCCCGCCTCAGCACCTCCGTGTCAGGGATGTTCTCCCTCCTGCCTGCtgactgctcctgctgctccagctgcttctgGATGCTCTCCAGCATATCCACCAAGGGTTTCTTTGGTGCTGGCCAGAACTCTTTGGGAATCTCCATGGCTCGCCACAGAGTCTCTGATTTCTCCCTCAGAGcatcctggctgtggctgtggctgttgaGCATTTCTGTCAGATCCTTCAGAGCTTGGTTGGCCACTTCTtgtctttgctttgctttctctgaGTTATGCTTTTGCATCTCCTCACACATTTTGTCATCTCTTATGTTCAGGAGTTTCTGGAGTGCCTTTTTCTCCCAGGGGTGCTGTACCTCACACTCCAGCCTGAGGTAATCTTTATATTCCAGATGTTGCAGGGCTTCTCGGCACTTGATTCCCAGGATCTGTGTCACTTTGGGCAGCCAGTATCCATCATCCAGTCCTTCCTTCTCAAATGCCTCTGCCAGGAGCTGGGCCTTTGAATCCTCCTCCTGTGTGTCCTCCTGCAAAGCCATGGCTGTGGAGGAAGAACAGAGACTTTCCCTAAGGTTTTGTCTTAGGCCCCAGGCTCCTggcagaggctctgcagcagctgccgcCCTGAGGATTGCTCCCACACGGCTGCTGTAGCCAGGCCCAGGATGGCACAAGAGCCAGGGTCTCCTTCGTAGCACCCTGGATGTGCCCGTCGCTTTCCTgtttgtcgtgggttgacagcctttatcccaatattgtgtgttgtgtctggcagctgtgccttttctctcttccccccccacccccggcCATCTTGCCGCGgcagggcggggaagagaggagggagtatGACCGGGCACTtgccttttggcttttggctgcttggcttggctagccgctgcttgcttgcttgctagggtttttattgctgctttctgctttttgcgctgtttttttccttttctttcgttccttctttcttaccctcccctgaagatactggaccagctccggacctgacctggaCGTGCAGGACCCCCGGAGTctgcgagagaagctcagcgccctccacaatacagcctggtttcttttcttttcttgtgttggggagtgttcttttgttacttgtaaataaataggttttgttttccactttgcccctctgagaaattccttcccaaacccagtattgggggaggggtggttggaggtttgttttcttttggggggctcccttttggagatttcccctaatttgtcctaaaccaggacactgttTGCAGGATCAACCCTGAAGCTGAGTCTGTATCCCAGAGACAGCAatgacacacagagacacaagcACAGAGATACACACAGACTCCCTCAGCCACACAACCTGCCCTGGACAAGGTGCTGCCTTCACCATCACCCACATCCTCCCAGCACAACTCCTCCATCCACAAGTGCAGACAGCCGGGGCCATTCCTGGATCCCTGGAGCACTggcacagcccctctgcccatCCAACAGCCCTGCCTGCATCCTGCACCCTCTGCCCTGCTCGCTGCCTGGCccagcctgctgctcccagcacccgGAGGCAGCGCTCACACACTCCCCCCATGGCACCCCACACTCCCCAGACATGCTCCCCCCATGCCCCCCACGGGCTCTGAgctgtgctcctgctccagctgccagcacagcccctcccTCGCCCCTCTCTGGcctcttcccaggagctgcttcctGGCACCCTCAGGGGCCCACCCCAGTGCAGGGGGaaatccaccttgtccctgcccacagctgtgCCTGGGACATCCTGGTgacccttcaggagagactggAGATGCTGGGACCGATCTCAGAGAGGTGCCCTCTATGATCTGCTGCTCATTAGCACAGAGAGTCTCATCAGGCAGGTGCCCTTTGGTGGCCATCTTGGCTTCAGCCACCACAGAGCCACCAAGTTCAAAATGTCTGGTGACAGGAGGAAAAGTGCCTGCAAACCTTCAACTGGGCACCTGCCTTTAAACTTTTGGGGTTTTGACTTATTCACACAACTCCAAGAATTGTCCCAGTCTCAGTTCATTTGGATACTGGAGAGATTTATTCCTTGCAAAAAATCTGTCTGAGTATTCAGCTTGTCCCACCAAGGCCACAACATTGACATCAGCACAGGAACTGATCTAAGGGGATTAGACTCAGGTCCAATACATCCAAAGGCTCCTGCACCCTCCAGCTCCTTCCAGAGCCCTCAGAGGCAGTTTTCCCTGTGCAGGGAATCCCTGCAGATGTGGGCAACGTGAGCAAGGGCTATAGGCTCTGATTCCCCTCacccacctcacagcagatgctcCCGTTGCTCCCAGCCTTGGCTTCCCAGCAGACACCGGCAGCCGAGGGCCCAGCTCAGGGGACAcaagcacagcagcaggggcaggccTGGGGTACACGGTGGGTATGGAGAAGAAGATGAAAACCTCTTGAGAACTcaggaggaagagcagcaggaaggaaaggCCCCAAAACCTAAAGGAGAAGAGCAGACAGTCAGCACAAGGCAACCCATGAGCAGTGAGGATTCATTCCAGGGAGCACTGCAGGCCAACCCTTTTCGTTCACTGGGGATTGTCCGGGCAGCAAAGACTCCTCAGGGCTCTTCTGAGGAGGTGACCAAAGCAGGGTTTCACCTGGGACCTACATCCATGTTCCCCCACCAGAAGGAAGCTGGACCTGCTGAAGAGGTGGGACAGAGCAAAGGCCCTGAAGGTCACCAAGGCCAAGTGCAGGTGCTGCCCCTGGGTCGGGGCAATTCCAGGCACAGACACAAGCTGGGaagagaatggattgagagcagccctgaggagaagggctTGGAGGTGCTGATGGGtgagaggctgtgcagggaacatcTGTGCTGTGGGGGCAGCAGACAAGGTGAGGAGGGGGCAGAGCCAGGGGAACAGCActgccagtggggcagcagggccctgtccCACCACTGCCCacatcacagagctgctgctgaggggaagcTCAGGGCCCCGGAGAGGGGGAGAAGCAGCGCTGGGCTTGGATCCCAGCAGGCactgagcccccccagcagctcctgtgctcccACCAGCAGGATGGAGAGAAGATGGGGACAGCAGAAACAGGAAAAGCTGCTGTCTTGAGATAAAGGCAGTTCAGCAACCGAGGAAAGCTGGGTGTGCTGGCAGAGCACAGGAGGGATTTCAGACACCAATTGATTTCTGTGGGCACAtatccagctgctccctgggcagcagagcctcaGTGCAGGGCGGCTGCTCAGAATGGGAACTCCTGGGTCAGGGTCACTGCTGGAGCTTGTCCACTTGAGCCActtctcccagccctgtcctctcCCACATTCTCTCCAAATGGAGCACTGCCAGCGCTGGTTCAGTCTCAGGagccagaggctgccctggactGTGGTGGTTTGCAGGCAGCCctgacatgggaagagatgagacTCTTGACtccctgtttcagaaggcttatttattattttatgatatatattatattaaaactatactaaaagaatagaagaaaggatttcatgagaaggcttgcagggaaaggaaggaaaatggaatgataataaaatcttgtgactgaccagacagtctgagccagctgactgtgattggccattaattagaaacaaccacatgagaccaatcaaagatgcaactgttgcattccacagcagcagataattattgtttttcttttcctctgagtcttctcagcttctcaagagaaaaaatcctagggaaaggatttttcataaaatgtgt comes from Melospiza melodia melodia isolate bMelMel2 chromosome 3, bMelMel2.pri, whole genome shotgun sequence and encodes:
- the LOC134416532 gene encoding interferon-induced very large GTPase 1-like, which translates into the protein MALQEDTQEEDSKAQLLAEAFEKEGLDDGYWLPKVTQILGIKCREALQHLEYKDYLRLECEVQHPWEKKALQKLLNIRDDKMCEEMQKHNSEKAKQRQEVANQALKDLTEMLNSHSHSQDALREKSETLWRAMEIPKEFWPAPKKPLVDMLESIQKQLEQQEQSAGRRENIPDTEVLRRASGGLALQGIYRTSRPEDVLAKREQLLRVPEGFQLAGPEQGSLLERKEFSSSAAESTFTKSMEQLGFSMSISAKSSFWGINLGGSVDHSSSLQSQHTHQSHSEQSYFCTTKYQYIPLASCYFQRHQLRLSDAALQELQDMEQLLSFSQEEDNSTLVKMCESFFRRFGSHINQGPLHFGGIFWWKASTEGFRAEQQEEVKRQTSEALNSFVGASWAGFGASVEGTLDISKSSSKASVLGRDRESSHTAIQLYVLNTGGPADTSSLPQWKTGLVSDNTTWCVIDRGFELIPVWDVILRNHCKDFKSVDQMSRALRAGYKSLTNQSVGTVFGEELGSAVQEARDFMATVKAWEVTKLDEKKLLMLMDLKDDLNAKTKNPSVWINVCLSDKALQDFLVNTMRRCQELPPENTTTIKAMLRSLLNPHIYSVKDFPEASFIMQWVFQTEHPLPRSPKVSELQELIKTLQQMQEHIHAVTYAPGSSASDVHEAKIEATLTSSLAIYSLLQSLQEQAQKDMELLVLLIVTSTGYQVESSTFQHLLGHPEIHYMAKEMEAAHAEYVNLKEQDPNRAEAFLLLTGLTVTPESQKLSPEQKREHLVFMEDHMKGLWSTRIKNLLQKHSGDEDWERLEHDLDSLISGCLDDKWDEQRMQNILRDLDDTLPTPEFSSQSQSKSDSSKSRENETISNQDFLQLLKRLGLESHYPRKMGMGDFRTICKTSLQDSQPSQDTELPLYFLQKLLTVDYQVRYLTCWERRNPGLVPMPQSREQELQQSDSFENFLDKLMEAAPICASRDSHVHPMDLQMAIFHCADDFLRQSLATKLAFCQLALPLLVPNPSTSRIEFPFYTFSQIQRSWKEVDKSGKQAQTKSFSNKLIFQAHTPIVSFIRIGSSACYSKSQILNALLSKHKHDTFFHRHCRGSTRERLLVEGLVEIAWYCPGGSPNDTFECCVAFCNLHGDARDHGAQLQFLQEISAVNVALVSDWEHMDNRGKKLLQDLWQSQRPFICLLTEKENVAAGQANKNITIGIKNRNEAEMMDQLTKTIGDLLEGSNPCFSLEACVDKARQHGFVVDADRAACVTAKAKAKELVELLKKEKLSEIKSQLLPLQGKLWYQWCQKDKELTRLQEKRNKSIEHHRSQIEYEKKAIRRKQLDQAFPLNTLMKSFLGFLQAQPADTKKYFLQWMKVFMDELSCGRLEELRRDYHKLWSEILSRKKSKKKTSGNNELLSRLDALSDEINDSSIGLEHLLREAGQIYEALELLNCEKDNFVKLVKIAADLIVSGHSVELMDGDASYLPLRWVGAIFDSLIERLGDKRVFVLSVLGIQSTGKSTLLNAMFGLQFNVSAGRCTRGAFMQLIPVGEELQQDLGFDFVLVVDTEGLRAIEMSNKHSLNHDNELATFVIGVGNLTVINIFGENPSEMQDVLQIAVQAFLRMKKVNLSPSCLFVHQNVGEATAKEQNMEGQRRLQEKLDEMTVVAAQQEFCDVSSFSDVIGFDVNTHIHYFAHLWEGNPPMAPPNPKYSQNVQQLKSKILQAAKKQSQRSILRFSSLKDRIGDLWNALLNENFVFSFKNSLEIAVYRRLETAFSQWTWRLRSHILDVQMRLDNKIRNGDLQNVTRQHLEGLVQETSDAIEKEVEKYFREDKDRETLVQWKSSTELKLKELKETLLHETKKKCENLIELQKEQKKLDARKLEYEDELLRRSRELAVTLKGKSISERELKDNFTLVWNQWIAEVSRAARPLERVDIDAEIEDVLVEHFKEPGFHARIRSFPRGRRFSFDPEKHIMKKKYLGFISDPRSISNADVINFQCITDNIIACVKGNIAKKEEEKRDYSRNFIHEILSEVQKGVNSVPSNRKCSFNRDYSIDLSLYLCTMAAERFKAMHEAFRKANDPVVYLNSKREDFFQCFQISCQGATSVTTFAGFLCHRIDSPLYQAVCKRTAKAIAEDMQGKFPDFQGNRANLEVCILRYLAEQENFEYFQEYLWFPKQFCQSYIETRVRSHCLNGSRRLRMFLDSSLDILYKNILSAVSLSTQTVKDRKDREDKVCLWLDEFCRELTEVINLPRSDLKGIEHQEVTDIEFLSSAMTKALDDLRERLRKELAGADLSLFPRQPHTILAEHFSGCWAQCPFCGAVCTNTMQNHDGDHQVVFHRPEALKGSTWWKVSPGIEYNTHELIIDICSSLVASDCRFRFGGGPWIPYKTYRNAGPPVSTWNILPDSSMQAYWKWFVSHFRTQLEALYNGKFQGKGEIPEGWLRVTKQEALSELEKR